One window of the Klebsiella sp. WP3-W18-ESBL-02 genome contains the following:
- the prmA gene encoding 50S ribosomal protein L11 methyltransferase: protein MPWIQLKLNTTGENAEDLSDALMEAGSVSITFQDTHDTPVFEPLPGETRLWGDTDVIGLFDAETDMKEVVALLEQHPLLGTGFAHKIEQLEDKDWEREWMDNFHPMRFGERLWICPSWRDVPDENAVNVMLDPGLAFGTGTHPTTSLCLQWLDGLDLAGKTVIDFGCGSGILAIAALKLGAARAIGIDIDPQAIQASRDNAQRNGVSERLELYLPQDQPEAMKADVVVANILAGPLRELAPLISVLPVTGGLLGLSGILASQAESVCEAYADLFDLDAVVEKEEWCRITGRKK, encoded by the coding sequence ATGCCGTGGATCCAACTGAAACTGAACACAACCGGCGAGAATGCCGAAGATCTTAGCGATGCGCTGATGGAAGCCGGTTCGGTCTCCATCACCTTCCAGGATACGCATGACACGCCGGTCTTCGAGCCGCTGCCGGGTGAAACTCGCCTGTGGGGCGATACCGACGTTATCGGCCTGTTCGACGCAGAAACTGACATGAAAGAGGTCGTTGCCCTCCTGGAACAGCATCCGCTGCTGGGCACAGGCTTTGCGCATAAAATCGAACAGCTGGAAGACAAAGACTGGGAACGCGAGTGGATGGATAACTTCCACCCCATGCGTTTTGGCGAACGTCTGTGGATCTGCCCAAGCTGGCGCGACGTGCCGGACGAGAACGCGGTCAACGTCATGCTCGATCCGGGTCTGGCGTTTGGCACCGGCACCCATCCAACAACCTCTCTGTGCCTGCAGTGGCTGGACGGTCTGGATCTGGCGGGTAAAACCGTGATCGACTTCGGCTGCGGTTCAGGGATCCTTGCGATCGCCGCACTGAAGCTGGGTGCCGCGCGCGCAATCGGGATCGATATCGATCCGCAGGCTATTCAGGCGAGCCGCGATAACGCCCAGCGTAACGGCGTTTCTGAGCGTCTGGAGCTGTATCTGCCGCAGGACCAGCCAGAAGCCATGAAAGCCGACGTGGTGGTCGCTAACATCCTGGCCGGCCCGTTACGCGAGCTGGCGCCATTAATCAGCGTACTGCCGGTTACAGGCGGCCTGCTGGGCCTTTCCGGTATTCTCGCCAGCCAGGCGGAAAGCGTGTGCGAAGCGTACGCTGACCTTTTCGACCTCGATGCTGTAGTCGAAAAAGAAGAGTGGTGCCGGATTACCGGACGCAAAAAATAA
- the fis gene encoding DNA-binding transcriptional regulator Fis, producing the protein MFEQRVNSDVLTVSTVNSQDQVTQKPLRDSVKQALKNYFAQLNGQDVNDLYELVLAEVEQPLLDMVMQYTRGNQTRAALMMGINRGTLRKKLKKYGMN; encoded by the coding sequence ATGTTCGAACAACGCGTAAATTCTGACGTACTGACCGTTTCTACCGTTAACTCTCAGGATCAGGTAACCCAAAAACCCCTGCGTGACTCGGTTAAACAGGCACTGAAGAACTATTTTGCTCAACTGAACGGTCAGGACGTTAATGACCTGTATGAGCTGGTACTGGCTGAAGTAGAACAGCCCCTGTTGGACATGGTGATGCAATACACCCGTGGTAACCAGACCCGCGCAGCCCTGATGATGGGCATCAACCGCGGTACTCTGCGTAAGAAACTGAAAAAATACGGCATGAACTGA
- a CDS encoding MBL fold metallo-hydrolase, with amino-acid sequence MKCVSRQIGDFEVIALSDGNMSASLDLLSGITTTDAGEIQRSAGVTDPGNLHIYGYLIRGRGRTILVDSGTGGANNVGGQLAGHLQDFGVVPQAVDTLLLTHAHPDHIGGLLNEAGDAVYPNAQLYLHPNEVAFWQDDERLAQANERAQRNFTRARRTLAVYGERVHLLDDKPIVEGIRPVALPGHTPGHTGYRIDSPQESLIIWGDIVHFPYIQTAQPDVSIAFDIDPEQAKASRKRILAQAVQEKLLVAGMHFGGSGFARVIPEGQGYRMVYCEA; translated from the coding sequence ATGAAATGTGTGTCTCGCCAGATTGGCGATTTTGAAGTCATTGCATTGAGCGACGGAAACATGTCCGCCAGTCTGGATTTGCTCTCAGGCATTACGACAACGGATGCCGGCGAGATTCAGCGCAGCGCTGGCGTAACGGATCCCGGCAACCTGCACATTTATGGCTATCTGATTCGCGGGCGCGGGCGAACGATTCTGGTTGATTCTGGTACGGGAGGAGCAAACAACGTCGGTGGCCAGCTCGCTGGGCATTTACAGGACTTTGGGGTTGTGCCGCAGGCGGTAGACACGTTGCTGTTGACGCATGCGCATCCGGACCATATCGGCGGTCTGCTGAACGAGGCGGGCGATGCGGTGTATCCCAATGCACAGCTGTACCTCCATCCGAATGAAGTCGCTTTCTGGCAAGATGATGAACGTCTGGCGCAGGCGAACGAGCGGGCGCAGCGCAATTTCACCCGGGCAAGGCGGACGCTGGCGGTATACGGCGAAAGGGTCCATCTGCTGGACGACAAGCCGATCGTAGAAGGCATTCGGCCTGTTGCACTACCGGGCCATACGCCGGGGCATACGGGCTATCGGATTGACTCGCCGCAGGAAAGCCTGATTATCTGGGGGGACATCGTACATTTCCCCTATATTCAGACCGCGCAGCCGGATGTGTCTATTGCGTTTGATATCGATCCTGAGCAGGCGAAGGCATCACGTAAACGGATTCTGGCTCAGGCGGTGCAGGAAAAGCTGCTGGTGGCGGGAATGCACTTTGGCGGGTCTGGCTTCGCGCGGGTCATCCCTGAAGGTCAGGGCTATCGTATGGTGTATTGCGAAGCATAA
- a CDS encoding efflux RND transporter periplasmic adaptor subunit gives MTSHARITLLSSLIISATLLSGCDNSGDQQAHAPTPQVIVHIVNNAPLSITTELPGRTSAFRVAEVRPQVSGIILKRNFVEGSDIEAGQSLYQIDPATYQAAYDSAKGDASKAEAAAAIAHLTVKRYVPLLGTKYISQQDYDQAVATARQADADVMAAKAAVESARINLAYTKVTSPITGRIGKSSVTEGALVTNGQAEAMATVQQLDPIYVDVTQSSSDFMRLKQESLQQGEGAKSVQLLMENGQPYALKGSLQFSDVTVDESTGSITLRALFPNPQHTLLPGMFVRARIDEGVNPSAMLVPQQGVTRTPRGDATVLLVNDKNQVEIRNVVAAQAVGDQWLVTSGLKAGEKVIVSGLQKVHPGVTVKAEEDTAAPAAQ, from the coding sequence ATGACGAGCCACGCCAGGATTACACTCTTATCCAGCTTAATTATCTCTGCGACATTACTGAGCGGCTGCGATAATTCTGGAGATCAGCAGGCGCATGCGCCCACACCTCAGGTCATCGTTCACATCGTGAACAACGCACCGCTCTCTATCACCACGGAACTGCCGGGCCGTACTTCCGCGTTTCGCGTCGCGGAGGTGCGACCGCAGGTCAGCGGCATTATTCTGAAGCGCAACTTTGTAGAAGGGAGCGATATTGAAGCCGGGCAATCGCTTTATCAGATAGACCCTGCAACCTACCAGGCTGCGTATGACAGCGCCAAAGGCGATGCATCTAAAGCGGAAGCCGCCGCCGCCATCGCGCATCTGACGGTCAAACGCTACGTCCCGCTGCTGGGAACGAAATATATCAGCCAGCAGGATTACGATCAGGCCGTGGCTACCGCGCGCCAGGCTGACGCCGATGTTATGGCCGCGAAAGCCGCCGTTGAGAGTGCGCGTATTAATCTGGCCTACACCAAAGTGACCTCTCCCATTACCGGCCGTATCGGTAAATCCAGCGTAACGGAAGGCGCGCTGGTTACCAACGGCCAGGCGGAAGCCATGGCCACGGTGCAGCAGCTCGATCCCATCTACGTCGATGTGACTCAGTCCAGCAGTGATTTTATGCGTCTGAAACAAGAAAGCCTGCAACAGGGCGAAGGTGCCAAAAGCGTTCAATTGCTAATGGAAAACGGTCAACCCTACGCGCTGAAAGGTTCTCTGCAGTTTTCTGACGTCACCGTTGATGAGAGCACCGGCTCCATTACGCTACGCGCACTATTCCCTAACCCTCAGCATACGCTGCTGCCGGGCATGTTTGTACGCGCGCGCATCGATGAGGGAGTCAACCCGAGCGCAATGCTGGTACCACAGCAGGGCGTCACCCGTACGCCGCGCGGCGATGCCACCGTACTGCTGGTGAACGACAAAAATCAGGTAGAAATCCGCAACGTGGTGGCGGCGCAAGCCGTAGGCGACCAGTGGCTGGTCACCAGCGGCCTGAAGGCCGGTGAGAAGGTTATCGTCAGCGGGCTGCAGAAAGTACATCCGGGCGTCACCGTCAAAGCAGAAGAGGACACCGCGGCTCCGGCTGCGCAATAA
- the dusB gene encoding tRNA dihydrouridine synthase DusB, with the protein MRIGQHQLRNRLIAAPMAGITDRPFRTLCYEMGAGLTVSEMMSSNPQVWESDKSRLRMVHVDEPGIRTVQIAGSDPEEMAGAARINVESGAQIIDINMGCPAKKVNRKLAGSALLQYPDQVKAILNAVVKAVDVPVTLKIRTGWAPEHRNCVEIAQLAEDCGIQALTIHGRTRACLFNGEAEYDSIRTVKQNVSIPIIANGDITDPLKARAVLDYTGADALMIGRAAQGRPWIFREIQHYLDTGELLPPLPLAEVKRLLCAHVRELHDFYGQAKGYRIARKHVSWYLQEHAPNDQFRRTFNAIEDASEQLEALEAYFENFA; encoded by the coding sequence ATGCGCATCGGACAACACCAGCTCAGAAATCGCCTGATCGCAGCGCCCATGGCTGGCATTACTGACAGACCATTCCGGACGTTGTGCTACGAGATGGGGGCAGGCCTAACCGTATCAGAGATGATGTCCTCCAACCCACAGGTGTGGGAGAGCGACAAGTCCCGGCTACGGATGGTGCACGTGGATGAGCCAGGTATTCGCACGGTGCAAATCGCCGGTAGCGATCCTGAAGAAATGGCCGGAGCCGCCCGCATTAATGTGGAAAGCGGCGCCCAGATTATTGATATCAATATGGGCTGTCCGGCAAAAAAGGTGAATCGCAAGCTCGCAGGCTCAGCCCTACTGCAATACCCGGATCAGGTGAAGGCTATCCTGAACGCGGTTGTAAAGGCGGTGGACGTTCCTGTCACACTCAAGATTCGCACTGGCTGGGCTCCTGAACACCGTAACTGTGTAGAGATTGCCCAACTGGCTGAAGATTGTGGCATTCAGGCTCTGACTATTCACGGACGCACTCGCGCCTGCTTGTTTAACGGAGAAGCTGAATACGACAGCATTCGGACAGTTAAGCAGAACGTTTCCATTCCGATTATCGCGAATGGTGACATTACTGACCCGCTTAAAGCCAGAGCTGTACTCGACTATACGGGGGCTGATGCCCTGATGATAGGCCGTGCGGCTCAGGGAAGACCCTGGATCTTTCGGGAAATCCAGCATTATCTGGACACTGGGGAGCTGCTGCCCCCGCTGCCTTTGGCAGAGGTTAAGCGCTTGCTTTGTGCGCACGTTCGGGAACTGCACGACTTTTATGGTCAAGCAAAAGGCTACCGAATCGCGCGGAAACACGTCTCCTGGTATCTCCAGGAGCACGCTCCAAATGACCAGTTTCGGCGCACATTCAACGCCATTGAGGATGCCAGCGAACAGCTGGAGGCGTTGGAGGCATACTTCGAAAATTTTGCGTAA
- the envR gene encoding acrEF/envCD operon transcriptional regulator — MARKTREEALKTRQLLLDVAIEQFALRGVSNTTLTDIAAAAGVTRGAVYWHFVSKSELFNAMWQAQLPLRDLIHHKLIPIEHENPLLALRNKFVAGLQYIAETPRQKALMQILYHKCEFTSDMMSEQDIRQKIGFDYNTVRGILQTCVRNRLLPVDTNIEIILIVLHSAFIGIIKNWLMEPRQFDLYQQAPLLVDNIMSVLCDSHLWAASPVRAAKG, encoded by the coding sequence ATGGCCAGAAAAACACGGGAAGAGGCGCTCAAAACGCGCCAGCTGCTGCTGGACGTGGCAATTGAGCAGTTCGCGTTACGCGGAGTCAGTAACACGACGCTGACCGATATCGCCGCGGCTGCCGGCGTGACGCGCGGTGCCGTATATTGGCATTTCGTCAGTAAGAGTGAGCTGTTTAATGCCATGTGGCAAGCGCAGCTCCCGCTGCGCGATCTTATTCATCATAAATTGATACCAATAGAGCATGAAAATCCGTTGCTGGCGCTGAGGAATAAATTCGTGGCGGGGCTGCAATATATAGCCGAAACGCCGAGGCAGAAAGCGCTGATGCAAATTTTGTATCACAAGTGTGAATTTACCAGCGATATGATGTCGGAGCAGGATATCAGGCAGAAAATCGGGTTTGACTATAATACCGTGCGGGGTATTTTACAGACATGCGTACGTAACCGATTATTACCTGTAGATACAAATATTGAGATTATATTGATTGTCTTGCATAGCGCATTTATCGGCATCATTAAAAACTGGCTTATGGAACCACGGCAATTTGATCTCTATCAGCAGGCTCCGCTGCTGGTGGATAATATTATGTCTGTTCTCTGCGACTCACATCTTTGGGCTGCCTCGCCGGTACGGGCGGCGAAGGGTTGA